TTCAAACCATTGTTGCTGACCAACCTAATCAACATATGGAAGATGAAAAGCCTGGTATATACTTTCCAGGATACCCAAAACCAGTTCATCAGCTTTCTTGCCCAGGCAGCCAATGGTTCGGTAACCGACGCGCAGATGCAAAAATTATGCGCGCTCACCGGATGGCCACCAGACCAAAGTATGTTTGTATGTAATATCTTATTTGGTGAAACAAAGCGTTGCAGCACCGTGTGTGAGATCTACCAGGTAAACAACTGTTTCATCATCGGCAAAAAGTTGGGTCTGGATATGTATTTTATACAGTCACTGGCTTCGCTTCAACTGCTATCCGCAGCTAATAATGATAACTGGTTCACTTTTACCAATAAAGCCAATGCCCTGACAGGCGCATTGCATGCATGTTCGGGTGAACAGGCATGGGCCGGTATCTATAAAAAATATAATAGTCCACTGCTGGAACAACAACGGGATGTATTGGAAGCCTACAGCATATGGACACTCAACAAGACCTATTCCGACATCAGCAATTCCAGGGCACTATATGAATATTTACTGATTGATGTGGACATGGGAGGATGCAGCGAGACATCCCTCATCCGGCAGGCATTAAACTCAGCCCAGTTATATCTGCAACGATGCCGGCTGAATCTTGAATTAAATGCCAGCATCAGTAAAGATGCCATTCCCGACAGCTGGTGGCCCTGGCTCATGAGTTACCGGGAATGGGAAGCCAACAGGCAGATCTTCCTGTATCCGGAGAACTACCTGGACCCTGCCCTCCGCAGAACTAAGACCAGTCTTTTTACCCAACTGGAAAATGATCTTTCACAGGCAGAAATCACCAAACCCAATGTAGGCAAAGCTTACAAAACATACCTGGATAACTTCGGGGACCTTGCTAAACTACAGTACGTAGAAGCCTGCCAGTATATTGTTCATGATCCTGCATTAGGTGCAGCAGAAACACTTTATCTGTTTGCCCGTTCCCAGACCAATCCCACCAACTATTATTATATCACCCGCCAGTCGGGTAGTATATGGACAGAATGGAAGGAAATCAGTATCACCATCCCTTCTCCACTCATCACACCCGTATATGCGTTTAACCGGTTGTTCATCTTCTGGACAGAACTGACCACCACCCAGGTGACCGATTTCACATCGAGCAACGGCAATGCCAAGGCAACGGTTGTCAAGGCTGCCATCAAATATTCCTTCATTGATTTCAGCGGCAACTGGACAGCTCCCCAATCACTGGCAGATCCACAGGTGATCAATGTCACCAGTGAAAAAGACCTGCATGCTCCGTTTGATCCTGCTTTTTTTAGTCCGGACCAGCCTTATTGGCACAAGGTGGCCGTCTTACCCATCACCAGTGAGCATTTTACAGATCCTGTTACCGGCAGGATAAGCGGCGACAAATTAATGATCTGTTATGGTCCTTTGCTGGCTCAATATGCACATAGCAATATCTTAACAGCCGCTAATGTCAGTACAAACAATAATACCGATTTCAGTGCTTTCAAAAGCATAATAGATAGTGCTGTCAGCAACAACAACCAGCTGATCTGGGCATCCCAGAACAGTCAGTTGCCACTGATGGGCTCTTTTGTAATAGATAGTCTGCTAAATCCATCCTGGCTCATCAACCAACAGGAAGTCAGGTATCTGTCCAATGATGTATTCGGAGACAATACCACCCCGGTTATCCAGGCCGGATTTGACGATGTAACGGGCGCGCTGGTACTTGTTCCGGTATACAATACCATAGGAAACAATTACACAGAGGGAATGAATCTTCAGCAGATTATCGCATTGATGCCAGCGAAGGCAGACGTATTGTCATTTTACTGGCCGGAAGGAGGTATCACTGCTGATGATTCCAACAAATTCTTTTATGGTCTGCAGAAACCTCATGGCCCTTTAAGCCCGGATGGAACGATTGACCCCAGGATTGAATACTACAGTGTAGATATGATCTCCACGCTGTTGCAGGGATACAGTCAGGTCATTTGCCGTTATGTACTGGATACGCTGCTACAGCTTTTTTACGGTTCACCTTCCATACTGGGCAATCCACAGGCACCGGGGGCCACTATCTTTCCGGTGCGGAATGCTCCATGCAGCTTCGTTTTCATTCACCCCGGCGGCACATTCCTGTTTGAACCCGATGACAGTGAAAGCGTACCTGACATAACAGATGCGCTTCAGATCGCATCTATTTTCGGATGGGTAGCCCCTGATGCATTTATCAACAAGGGACTTAATATAAACAATACGCTGTCATCCACCATTTATAAGGGGTTGCAGGAGCGGGTGCTCAAACTGTTGGACGCCAACGGGATCGTTAATATGAGACTGGCATCCCTGACAGATGCCGATATGATCACAGCCCCCCTTATGATCTCCGAACTCCAGGCACAATGGGTATTGAATGTGTTGCTATCATCCGGTCGTACAGGTATACAATATGATAGCACAACCGTAGACCAGGACCTTGACTACGACACCATGCAGTTTGCTACTACCCGGTTAACGACCGGTGTTGTCCGGGATATTGACAGGCGCTTATTTGCAGGAGGCATCGATGCCGTTTTACAGTTGAGTACCCAGCAGGCCCCTGTTAATATAGGAGCTTGTTTCAGTGATTTACAACCCGACTTCCAGGTAATACCGCCGGCTTCCCTGTATACCAACCAGGTAGACTTCACCGGTCCGTATGGACTCTACTACTGGGAACTTTTCTATTATGCCCCCACGATGGTAGCATCACAGCTGAATACCAACCAGCAGTTCCTGGATGCAGAACAATGGTACCAGTACATTTTTAATCCGACCCTTCCTCCGTTCGTGATAAGCCCCGATGCCTTTATCAACCTGGACATCAGTAAAGCACAATCCGAACAATTCTATACGAACCTGGAGAGAGCTGGTTATATTACCAGCGGATCTGTAACAGCTACCGCCAACAATGCCACTGTAGCACAGATTGCACAGGTACTGGGACTTAACCTGACAGTTGATAGCGACGGGAAAAATCTGAGGACAGCCAGGGAAATGCAGAATATGCTGCAGAACAACTACCTGTCTACACCGCTTGTACGCTATTGGCAGTTTAATCCTTTCCGGAACCATACCATCGCTTCTCTGCAAAACAATCTGCAGAATCCTACACAGATAAAGGTCTACAATGATGATCCGTTTGACCCGGACGCTATTGCCCGGCTGAGAATCGGAGCATATGAGAAGAATACAGTGATGCAGTATATTGATAATCTGCTTGACTGGGGAGACATGGAATTCACACAATATACCTGGGAAAGCATTAACACTGCCACCATGTTGTACGTGTATGCGTATGATCTGCTGGGCCCCCGCCCTCAGGATCTGGGTCCCTGCAGCAGCCAGCCAGCCGCCAACTTTGCAGACATACAGGCCAAATATGGCAGCAATATTCCCCAGTTTTTGATAGACCTTGAAAATACCGCCGGAGGCGGACAAAAAGATGTCAACACCGGCAAATCAGGCGTAGCGTATAATGACCTCAATCTGTATTTCTGTGTACCAGACAACAGTCAGCTGATGGGCTACTGGGACCGTGTGGAAGACCGGCTTTACAAAATCAGGCATTGTCTCAACATCAACGGTATCGCGCAGCCATTACCTTTATTCGACGCACCGATCGACCCCAACCTGCTCGTAAAAGCTGCCGCAGTCAGCAACGGCGTCCTGAATGTACAATACCCCTTCCAGCCGGCAGTACCTTACTACCGCTTTACCGCTATGCTAGCGCGTGCCTATAGTATTGCCAACACCCTTGCACAACTGGGGAGCATGCTGTTGTCTGTTCTGCAGAACCGCGATACAGAAGGACTGGCCCTACTCAACTCCACCCAGCAGATCGCATTGCTCAATATGATCACCCTGATGAAACAGCAGCAGATAGATGAACAACAACAAACCATCTCCTCACTCAACAATGCCCTCGAAAGCGCGCAATACCGGCAAACCTACTACACCAACCTGCTGACCAACGGACTCAATGCTCATGAAACCGCCGCCCTGGTGCTGTGTGCAGAAGTAACCCCACCGCAGCTGTTGGCCATGGGAATCCGCGGTGTAGCAGTGGCTGGCTACCTTGCCCCCAATATTTTCGGGCTGGCCGATGGGGGAATGCAATTTGGTGAAGCCATCAACACCGGTGCACAGATCAGCGAAGGCGCTGCTGCTATCATCAACCAGAGCGCTGCCGTGCTTAATACCATGGCTCAGTTCGACCGAAGAGATGGAGACTGGACCCTCCAACAACAAACCGCCGGGTTTGAGGTACCACAACTGACCTCACAAATTGCAGCCGCTCAGGTCCAGCTGGAGTACTATCAGCAAGACCTCTCCGTTCATCTGAAAAGTATAGAACAGGCCAAACGGGTTGATGATTTTCTGCATACCAAGTTTACCAATCAGGATTTATATCAGTGGATGACAGGACGACTTTCCTCCCTGTTCTATAACAGCTACCAGCTTGCCCTCAACACAGCACTGGCCGCACAAACCGCCTATCAGTACGAACTGAATAACAGCAATACCTTTATCACCTACAACTACTGGGATACCCTGCATAGCGGATTGCTCTCCGGCGAAGCACTGCAGCTGTCTTTGCAACAAATGGAAGCGTCCTACATGAAAGGCAATTCACGCACGCTCGAAATCGAAAAAACGATTTCACTGCGACAGGCATTTCCGCAGGAGTTCCTGAAATTCATCTGGGGACCACAAAATGCCCAACAGGGCGTATTTAACTTCACGCTCAGCGAACGGATGTTCGACTTTGATTTTCCGGGACACTATTGTCGTAAAATAAAGGCCATCTCCATCTCTTTACCGGCAGTAGTTGGGCCTTATCAAAACCTTAATGCAACGCTTATACAAAACTCAAATTACGTTATCCAGAAAACGGATACCAATGCAACGGCCGTCAATTACCTCATCTACCTGACAAGCGTCAATCCCACTGGTAATGCACCGCAAGCACCAGCATCCGATGTGCTTCGCAGCAACTGGATGCCAGGCCAGCAAATCGCCGTTTCCAAAGGAGCAGATGACAATGGTATGTTCCAGCTGGATTTTAACGACGACCGTTATCTGCCGTTTGAAGGCACCGGCGCCGTATCCACCTGGACTTTCCTGTTGCCGCCGGATACAAACAGGATCAACTTCAATTCCATTACCGATGTGATCGTGAAGATAAAATACACCGCTACTGACGGAGGCAAAACATTCGCTGATAACGTCAAATCATTGTACAAAACACAAGACCCGCAATACGCCAATCTGCTGGCCAAAACAATGGAGATGAATCAGACCTATGCGGATGCCTGGTATAAATTGTTTAACACTCCTCCGGTTGAAAATAAACAATCCATCTCTTTCAACGTAACAGACAATTATGTACTGACCACCCTCCGAAATATTAAGCTGCATTCAGTACTGCTGCAATTTGAAATAGCCGGAACTCCTATCAGTGGTAATAACTTTATCAGCCTGACCATTGGCAGCGGGAGTCCGCAGGTCTTCAACATCGATAATAATTTCGGAGAAGTGGTGCCTCAGAGTGTTAGCGGGGACGGCGCCTCCGTCATCTGGAAACTTACATTTGATATCTCCCAAACACCCCAGACGCTCATCAAAACTATAGCATCCGGCAAGGTACTTGACCCCGACAAATTGCTGAACATGGCGCTGGTAGTGGTATACGAGGCGGACAAATTTTAACATCCTGCATCTATTCACCCAACAATAAAATCTAAAATTATGGGTTACGATCCTACTACATGCTTCAATTCTCTTCGGGACCAAAGCTTAGGCCCCTGTCCCAACGCCCTGGGCACCGCCGTTTCCTACCACTGCACAGATGCGCAGGAAACCAACATCACACATGAATACTGTTCTCAGAACAATCTGTATTACAAACCATTCAAATACATGGAGGCTTACGACCCCAGTTTGTGTGCGCCTACTGAATATGATGCTAAAAAATGTAATGAACAGGTATTCGACGATCTGGACCATCTCGTAGACTATCTGCTCGCGCATCCTAACATGAAAAAGCGTGAATGCTGGTGCTGTTGCTCATGTATGGCATATGGAACCCCGATTGCCATCCCTACAGGATTAAAAGCGATTGAAAAAATAGTGGAGGGAGAAGAGGTGATGAGCGGTGCTCTAACCAATACCAACGGAAAACTGACTTTTACCTGGACCCCTGCTACTGTTACCTTCAGCCAGGGAACACCACCCACTGATCCTCTAAGTGGTATTGCCACCACTATGGTATTCATCTACTGCCGGGAAGACCTCGGACTCATTTCCACCGAAGACCAGCTGCTGATGACCTCCGCCGGTACTCTGAAACAGGCAAACACCCTAAAGCCCGGCGACCAATTGGTGACAGTAGATGGAGAACCCGTTGCCATCCAGAGTATTAAGATCGGTAACTGGTCAGGCGGCGTACATCACATTACAGCAGGCAAGCCTTTCACAGGAGATATCAATGGACATCTCATCAGTGCCGGCAGCTTTGTGGTGGGAGACTTTTCTGTACAGCTGGACCCTACAGCGCTGGGTGAAAAATTTGAAGCCGGCCCTCCTATTGGCTCAACAGAATATGACAAAGCCAATGAAGCCACCAAACTCAAAACAGGCGTCTATTCTATGAATGGAGCAGCAGTTGAAAAAATCAGTCTGCCTAAAAACTTTAAACTGTTTCGTGATGAAGCACTTTACATTCCCTTCAATGCAAAAACCCTCATCACCAACGAACAGGCTATTGATATTGTAGGCAATCCAAACGCTTATTTCCGTCCTTATGGTAATAAAAGCGGGGTTGATATTCTTCGGTATCTCTTTAAATTATATAAAGGATTTTATCCGGAATACACCTTTTATCTCGACTGGGAGAATATTACGCCCAATGCATACGCGTTTGATGCCTATGGTACAAAAACAGTGGTTATTTCAGGCGGCCTGGTAAGATTACAGGGGATGTATCAGGAAGGGCTTGCCTTCATTATTTCCTACGGTATTGCTAGTCTTTCCAATCCGATAATTTACAATGGCCCCCATCCATTACCCACCATTCAGGCAGACTACTATGGTATGGGATTAGTGATGCCTACCACCTGGTATACTACGGCCTATGATGTTTCGGACAAAGCCATTGCGCAGATGAAACAGTTCTGGGGATATATCTCTGAAGAGAATCAACAGGGTAATCCGGAGAATAACCAGGACTTTCCTTCTATCAAATGCAGAATTAACACGCTGATGTATGCACAGATGGGTGGCAACCTCCCCGCCTGCGCCCAACCTCCGCAATCACTGCTCAAGCTTACAGGCGAAGAGGTAGGTATCCTGAGCAATCAAAAACCATTCGTATGGTTGTCATTCAACCAGGATCTTGATGAGGCCAGCTCAGAGGCCCCGGCCAACTATTCATTTAGCCCTGAAGCAACGATCAGCTCTGTAGCCATATCCCCCAACAATAATAAAGCGGTGATAATTGTTGCCGATTTTCAGGAAAATGTGGAATATACCGTTACGGTCAAACAGATCAAAAGTAATACCGGCTCTCCTCTGGACCCTCAAAAAAGCACCATTAAATTTACCGCACAATAAAAGCTGCAACTATGGACAATACGCTAATGGAACAACGTAGCCAGTTTGCGGAAATACTGGGGCTGGAGGGGCCCGTTCCGGAAGAAGTCTTGAAACTGGCAGTCGAAAATGAAAGTTATGCCCGTAACCTGCTTCTGAGCAAAGACCATCCGGAAATACTGGAGGTACTGCTTAAAAAGCCGCGTTCACAAAACATACAGGAATTTTCCAATACAGACCTGATAAAAAAAGCTGCTACAGCCATACTTCGCTGGAGCCAGACAGGGTTTTCCGTAGTAAATGTACAGGTGCTCGAACGACGTGAAGACGCCTGCCTGCAATGTTCGAACCTTCGTGATCCCAAAGGCATGCTTCAGCAGCTGATTCCATCCGCAGGACTCAATAACAAACCCGGACACCGGACAGGGAAAAAGGTTTGTGATCTCTGCGGCTGTAATGTATCTAACAAGATACGTCTGCCTTCTGAAGCCTGCCCCGGTATCCATCCGGATAATCACGAACTGACCCTCTGGGGAGAACCCATTAAGCATCGGAATAAATAAGCAATTACACCTGACCGGGCCCCTTGTCATGAGGGGTCCGGTTTTTTATATCGGGAATGCTCCGTTAAGAAACGTGTATTAAAGAAACAACTTCTTTTAGTCTATAAGAAAAGTCCGATATAGGTAAAAATACCAACTACCTGGTATTGGCGGGCTGTTAATTATGGCTTATCTTCATACATGCAGCTTTCCCGGTAATCTGCAAGAAAATTGCTATCATGCTACCGAGACAACCCTAAAACGACCCTAAAACATATGCTTATTAAAAGAACCTTATTAGCAAGCTTTCTGCTTATCTACCATTATTACCTGTTCAGCATGACTTTGATCCCTTTGGCTTTACTGTTATCAAGTATGACAGATAGTTTAATTAAATCCCTGGTTGCATCTCCAACTAGGAATTCAAGTAAAATGACCTGTAGGTAGCAGTAGACAAAGTATCCTGAAAGCATTAGAAGACACCTGGATTAGCTTACTAACAGTAATAGTATCCAAAGCATAATTCTAGTCATTGTATGTGGGGTACATACTTAAAGAGGTATTCAGGTAATTAAACCTAACTAAATAACGATAATATGAATATCAACCCGAAAAGAGATCATTTCATTTTGCCAATATTAGAATGGGTCAAGACCAATACCAAGCCAAAGGACAGTGCATCAAAAGCCATGTTTACATCCAGTGGCAAGCCTATAAGCCATTGTGATCATTTAAAAGACGCAAAACCTTTTAAGGTACCATCTCAATTTAATGGGAAGGATTATATTACAATGCTGCTCCAGATAGATGCCGAAATAGAGCAGGGCCTGATGCTACAGTACCTTTACTCAGCTTATAGTATCGGCGGGCCAAACATATCAGCAAAGCACCAGGAAAAAGTCCATACATGGCAAAACATCATTCTGGGTATTGCAAAAGAAGAAATGGGGCATTTCATCTCTGTACAGAATGTGTTGAAAGTGATTGGGGCTCCGTTAAATTTTGGAAGAGAGAGTTATCCATGGGATAGCCCTTTCTATCCGTTCCCTTTCACGCTGGAAAAATTCTCTCTTGGTTCGCTTGCCAAATATGTTTACGCAGAAGCACCTTGTGACTGGCTGGAAGGCGATGATCCTTTAGCCGCCGAAATTCGGGAATCGGTAGATGCAACCGTATCCGATCCACATACTGTCGGCGCATTGTTTATAGTGCTGCTTCAATTAATCAACGATCCTAAAGTAATATCGGATGAAACTTTTCAGGCAGGAACCTTTAACTTCCAGGCTAAGTTTGATGAGTGGGGCCGTGGATATACCGGGGGCAACAGGGGAAGTGACGGTAAAGGCATTTATACAAGAAGTCCCGATGTATTGGTCGCGCCATTATTATCCCGCGACGATGCTTATAATGCACTGTCGGAGATAGCAGAACAGGGGGAAGGTTTAGATACGAAAGAGAATGCTATACCTTCTCATTTTGAGCGGTTCCTGCACATTTATAAAGAGTACAAAGCGATACTGGAAGAAACCAATGGTACTTTCGATCCTTCCCGTAACGTAGCTACCAATCCCCATGTGGGCTCAGAAACTCATATCGCAGCGGAAACCCCGTCTGATTCAGCGGCAACCGGTGAGGAAACGGATGAAATTACAGACCCGCAGGCGATACTCTGGGCCAATTTGTGTGACATTCGTTACCGGTTATTACTCAATTTCCTGAACCATAGTTTTTTATTGGATAATGGCTTTAATAATTCCGGCAATTCCTCTCCCCGTGGAATGATCATCAATTCTGCATTTGGTGAAATGTATAATTTAAGAAGTCTGGCTTCCATCCTGGTGCAGACCCCGGTAGCTAAGAACAGCAAAAAAATGGCAGGCCCTCCGTTTACGCTTCCTTATACATTTGATTTGCCTTTTGGGGAACATAACCGATGGCGATTGCACAAAGATCTGCTGGAAGGCTCAAATAATATTATAAAGCAGCTAAAGGGATTTAAAGATCAGCCGCATATTCAATATTTGAATGGGTTGCAGGAAGCCGATCAGAAACTATTACGGGCAATTGTAGATCTGACAGCAGGTAACTTGGTGTGATTTCAAACTAAATTAACTCAGTTAAGATATATAAATACTGTGATATGAAAATTATAGAACTACGCATTCTCCCTCCTATTGCAATCGGCAGGTTAGGTGAATCAGATGTACCAATGGAAGCATATGATCTTGAATTGTCGAAGGAGAAGCCCCTTGACTATAGAAAGATCATCCCCCAGACAACTTTATCAGTAGATCCGGTGACAGGGGAGATTAAAGCATATAACCCTGAAAATATAAAATTCAAAGACGTTTCAAGCCTGGAGAATAGAAAAGGAAAAATACATCCTGTTTCGCCTTTCCTCGAAGTTTTTGCGATAACAGATCAAAAGCCGGATGAATTAGTTCCCGTTACAGAAGAGCTGCTTGTTCAATCCGGATTGAGCCTGCAGGATATTAGTTGGAATGTAGACGTGGCCAACATAAAAATATTCAGGAGGACCGGGGATGAAAATGATAAAATGTCAGCAGTAATCAACAATATCAATTCACACGAATTAAAACCGTTATTGGCTGATTGTAACAACTTTTTACCGGACAAAAAACTACCGCTGGGCTTCGTTCAGTTTATAAAGCCAACAAAAGAGTTCCCGGAATTAAGGTTGCGGTACACGCCGGCCGGGGGAATTGTATATGGTTCCAGGCCAATCAGAAAAACGGGGCCGAATGAAGGGGACACAGAACCCGACCCTACTTTCCATGATAAGGAAGACCGGGTACTTTATGATAGAATAATCTATGATCCGGAAAAGGGCAAATGGTGCGATAAGTATAAAGAAGGCAGTAACCCCAATATATTTTATACTGTTCCCGCACAGATTTTTGCCGGTTATTCTTATACGGATGAACTGGGAGAAACCTGGCAGGTAAGCTGGGGATATATTGATGATGAATGTGATGGTTTTGTAACCGTCAAACTAAATGTTTCAGATAAAAAGACATTAACCGCCAAAGCACATATCAGTGCCGGGCCTCCTGCTTTTGCACCTGATACCTTACCAATTCGTGTGGTATCTGATGAGTTGGAGCAAATACTATTAAGTACAGATATTGAAGGAGAAGTAAGCATAGAAGAAGCCGAAGATATTATCCGCAGAGCTTTTGAAACCATTCGCCTGATGAATACTACGATCATGAATGGCAATAGTTACGAAGGCAAGCAGAATGTAGCCAGCACAATGGTGCGCCAGAATACAAATGATTTCGGGCGCTTTTTCGAGCCGATTATGGCAACGTCCCTCGTTGATAATCTTGCTCTCCAGGTGTTGCACGAGCGGGTATTTAACGGGCTCAGTTCAGGCGCTTCCCCCTGGTTTGGTGACTTATTGAGAAAGCCAACCGAAATAGGAGATCTGTCAAGTAAAGCGCTTCGGAAAATGCCTGCACTAATGCGTGGCGCCGACGGCAGGTCGCTCACCTTTACCTACCGGCAAATCAATATGATCATAAAGGCAGCAACTACTTCCATGTTCAGGGACCTTAATCCTAAAACGCTGCCAGTGTCATATGGTTCGCCGCTGAAGGCCGCAAATTTAACGGCGCAATTGCATTACAGGGGTACAGGAAACCCTATCTCAGTCTTGCCAAGAACAGCTATTTCCAACTGTTTCCCGGGGCTTGAATTTGATTTCAGGAATCTGTGGAGAAGAGCATTTAACGGCATCACCCTGATGGAGAATAATAACTATGTGCTGGAGGCGACCACTGCAAATTTAAAAGGACACCGTTTAGTCGCTATTGAGGGGCGGCCAACGATGGTAAAGACCACTGGCCCTTTGTTTCCCAATGGTGACAGTGTGCCCTTAAAGACCGATGCAAATCCAAATGGCGTTTCATTTATGGAATGGTCAAATTCTATGGTCCAGGTGTTACAAAAACAGGGGCAGGAAGTAATATGCCATTTTACTGCAGCTCCTTCGCCGGAAGAAGTAGTGGTAGATCTGAATCAATTAAACAACCCGGAAAAGTATATTCCGGTAACATTAGTGGTCAATAAGATATTCGATGGCAATAGTGCAGCATTTTCAGATGCTATTTTAAAGCCCGGAGAATTGACCCAGGGCCTTTGTGCACCCTGGCAAAATGACTATCGTGAATGCTCTTGCTACTATTGGGCAGCCAGCAGGCCTGATTTTGTAAATATTGTTCCAAATGAAAATGGCCTGAGCACCGGTGATCTGTGGATGTCAAAAAAACGGACAGGATCCTATATACCGGATGATTGGAAGAATTCAAGATTGCTTTCCTACCAGGATCTTTTTGAGAACTGGCAGGGAGAACTCAATTTTATCATAGAAGGGAAAGATGCTTTACACAGCAGCACCGTAAAACCCAAATCAACAGAAACGAAATGATAAGCTCTGCTGAAAGTGTAGCCGACGGGAAACAAAATGTGCTGATCGCCACTAAGCTGGCGCAAATGATCGTTCCGCAATCGAAACCCTGCTCTGCTAGTGTACATCTGGTAAAAGGCGGGCAATCGACCCAGGTTTTCATCCCAAATGGAAGCCGGCTTTATACCATCTCTCAGGATGTGGAGCAAAGACTGGCTTCTTTAATGCGTAAAAAGGATGAAGAAGGCTTGCAAAACGAGCTGATTAGGTTGGGGCTGGACGCCCCGGCCTATATTACAAACGAGCCGTTGCAAAGTCCTCCACTGCACGCTTTGTCATTAGCAATCGCCCAGAAATGTAATATGGGCTGTTCTTATTGCTATGCAGATCAGGGTGACTTTGGCGGCCCTACAAAAAACATGTCCCTGGAAACCTCATTTAAAGCCATAGACCTACTATTAAAAGACTGTCCCGAATCGGGGAAAGCACAACTTACTTTCTTAGGCGGTGAACCCCTGATAAACAGAACAGGGATCAGGGCAGCTGTTGCATATGCAGCAACCATTGCAAAACAAAAAAACATACAGGTCAGTTACTCCATAACTACAAACGGCACTTTGGTTACAGAAAGCGATGCTGTTTTCTTTGAAGAACATGGCTTTTCAGTAACCGTCAGCTTGGATGGAATAGGTAAAGACCACGATCTTAACCGCCCGATGAAGGGTGGTCAGGGCAGTTACGACAAGATCATAAAGAATATCCAGCCTTTATTGTCTTTACAGCATAAAATGCAGGTGTCTGCAAGGGTAACAGTTACCCCGGAAAACACTGGTCTTCCGGCTGTTTTGGATGAATTCATCCGAATGGGTTTCCATGGAGTAGGTTTTTCTCCTTTGTTAAGATCCAGTGACGGACAGAACGAAATGAATCAGGAGCAGTTATCCGCCTTGCTGGAAAATATGATTGCCTGCGGTCTTAATTTTGAAAGAAATGTCTTAGCAGGAAAACGCTATCCATTCTTGAATATGGTCAATGCATTAAAAGAGATTTCAAGAGGAACACACAGACCCTATCCCTGCGGTGCTGGTGCTGGTTATTTAGGTGTATCTGCTGATGAAGAGCTATTTGCCTGCCATCGTTTTGTGAACGAAGAAGTTGGGAAAATGGGCGATTTAAATAATGGCATACAGCCTGACCTACA
This window of the Chitinophaga sancti genome carries:
- a CDS encoding Ig-like domain-containing protein; translated protein: MGYDPTTCFNSLRDQSLGPCPNALGTAVSYHCTDAQETNITHEYCSQNNLYYKPFKYMEAYDPSLCAPTEYDAKKCNEQVFDDLDHLVDYLLAHPNMKKRECWCCCSCMAYGTPIAIPTGLKAIEKIVEGEEVMSGALTNTNGKLTFTWTPATVTFSQGTPPTDPLSGIATTMVFIYCREDLGLISTEDQLLMTSAGTLKQANTLKPGDQLVTVDGEPVAIQSIKIGNWSGGVHHITAGKPFTGDINGHLISAGSFVVGDFSVQLDPTALGEKFEAGPPIGSTEYDKANEATKLKTGVYSMNGAAVEKISLPKNFKLFRDEALYIPFNAKTLITNEQAIDIVGNPNAYFRPYGNKSGVDILRYLFKLYKGFYPEYTFYLDWENITPNAYAFDAYGTKTVVISGGLVRLQGMYQEGLAFIISYGIASLSNPIIYNGPHPLPTIQADYYGMGLVMPTTWYTTAYDVSDKAIAQMKQFWGYISEENQQGNPENNQDFPSIKCRINTLMYAQMGGNLPACAQPPQSLLKLTGEEVGILSNQKPFVWLSFNQDLDEASSEAPANYSFSPEATISSVAISPNNNKAVIIVADFQENVEYTVTVKQIKSNTGSPLDPQKSTIKFTAQ
- a CDS encoding ferritin-like domain-containing protein — translated: MNINPKRDHFILPILEWVKTNTKPKDSASKAMFTSSGKPISHCDHLKDAKPFKVPSQFNGKDYITMLLQIDAEIEQGLMLQYLYSAYSIGGPNISAKHQEKVHTWQNIILGIAKEEMGHFISVQNVLKVIGAPLNFGRESYPWDSPFYPFPFTLEKFSLGSLAKYVYAEAPCDWLEGDDPLAAEIRESVDATVSDPHTVGALFIVLLQLINDPKVISDETFQAGTFNFQAKFDEWGRGYTGGNRGSDGKGIYTRSPDVLVAPLLSRDDAYNALSEIAEQGEGLDTKENAIPSHFERFLHIYKEYKAILEETNGTFDPSRNVATNPHVGSETHIAAETPSDSAATGEETDEITDPQAILWANLCDIRYRLLLNFLNHSFLLDNGFNNSGNSSPRGMIINSAFGEMYNLRSLASILVQTPVAKNSKKMAGPPFTLPYTFDLPFGEHNRWRLHKDLLEGSNNIIKQLKGFKDQPHIQYLNGLQEADQKLLRAIVDLTAGNLV
- a CDS encoding radical SAM/SPASM domain-containing protein, coding for MISSAESVADGKQNVLIATKLAQMIVPQSKPCSASVHLVKGGQSTQVFIPNGSRLYTISQDVEQRLASLMRKKDEEGLQNELIRLGLDAPAYITNEPLQSPPLHALSLAIAQKCNMGCSYCYADQGDFGGPTKNMSLETSFKAIDLLLKDCPESGKAQLTFLGGEPLINRTGIRAAVAYAATIAKQKNIQVSYSITTNGTLVTESDAVFFEEHGFSVTVSLDGIGKDHDLNRPMKGGQGSYDKIIKNIQPLLSLQHKMQVSARVTVTPENTGLPAVLDEFIRMGFHGVGFSPLLRSSDGQNEMNQEQLSALLENMIACGLNFERNVLAGKRYPFLNMVNALKEISRGTHRPYPCGAGAGYLGVSADEELFACHRFVNEEVGKMGDLNNGIQPDLQNNWLASRHVNTQEPCSRCWARYLCGGGCHHEVIEKGRTACDYIRSWLYYTIQANERLSRLKPNWNN